From the Ursus arctos isolate Adak ecotype North America unplaced genomic scaffold, UrsArc2.0 scaffold_9, whole genome shotgun sequence genome, the window GGGAGAGATGGGGAACCTGTGTTTCTTGGGggcagtttgggaagatgagaaagttctggaggtggacgGGGGGGCTGTTCACAACACCTGTGAATGTGCCTGATGCCACGGAACTgcccacttaaaaatggttacgaTGGCATATTTTATGTGATACATATGTTACTGCAATTTTAAAAAGGCGCAGGAGCAAGTCCTTCCGGTTGCCGTGGGAGACTGGACCACAAGGGGGCGGGCCACCGGGAGACCGCGAGCCGAGTCCGGAGTCAGATGCGGGGCAGCGGGCTGGGACGGAGAGAGGCGGTCTGCCGGCTCCGAGAGTGCAGCAGACACGATCTCCAGAAGGACTGTTGCAGGTTTGGTGTGAGTATCTGCAGGGACAGACTGCCCTGCCCTGACACAGGAAAGGCTGTGGACAGAGCAGTTGTTTGGTctcgggcgggggaggggtggaatcTGATCGGTTTTTGACTCGTTGGCATTGACAAGTCAGTTCTCCACGTGCAGCTGGACGTGGGAGTCCGAGGCTGCATGGCTAGTGTGCACAGCCACAACTGGATTACCGTCGCAAAGGACGGGACCCTCAGGAGGGACATGAAGAAGCGGGGGGGCAAAGGACTGCCCTGAGGGGTGCGGGCGAAGGCGGggcgctgggggaggggactgcggGACTGCTGAGCCAGGGGCGGGGGGTCCTGAGGACTGTCCCTAGATTCTGCGGGTGGGTCGGGGTAGCTGAGGTCGCAGGCCGGACGGGAGCGGGCTCAGgcgagaaaggaggagaaaatggaCCGCGGGGAGAAGTGCCGCCGAGGCGGGGTGGGGCTCGGGACTCACGCCCAATcacaggggcggctgggtggctccgGCGGTCAAGCGGCTGACTCCATCTCCGCTtaggtcttgctctcagggtcctgagttcagaGAAGAAGACGACATCACAGCCTGTTCGCTGAAGGGAAGGCTCCAATCGAGAGGGGAAAGCCGGTGCCCTGGGGAGGGGACACCCGCGctggggggatggagagggagcgAGCTCCGTGGTTCCCGCACTCAAGAGCCCGGCAGCTCCGAGGGCCGCCCCAGGTCCGGCCCCCGCCATCCCGCGGCTCCGGCGGCCGCTCGGTCCCCTCGGTAGGCGCGCGGTGGCGGCGGGAGGTCGAGGGTGTGTTCCGCTCGAAGGTCAGGCTGGACCGTGGGTTGAAATGAATCCGAAGAGGAGGATCCCAGGGTGCGGGGGAAGCGGGAGTACGCACGCGACGATGGATCCGCTGCTGGAGGGGCTGGAGCCAGGTGCCACCGGGACCCCGGGGACGCAGCGCATCAGCAACtcctccctactgagcaggacgCGCCGGACAAGCCTGCAGCGGGGCGGGAAGAGCGTGCTTCCAGAGCACCGCTGCCCGAGGTCTAGCCGGCACCTTGCTTCTGGGTAGGCTGGGTCCCCCTCGGCGCGTGGACGCGGCTGTGTGCCTGTGCGCGGAGCGGGTGACCCGCACAGGTCACAAGCGTGAGACGGAGAGGCAGTAAAGAGCCAAGGCCGAGTGGCGTCTTCGGTCCCAGGGGCCCCCGCAAGGCTGCAGCGCGGGGCTCCGCCCTCGGGGCTCCCAGCGAGGAAGAGCGCGGAAGTGCGCACGTCCGGGACCGCGGCCCGCAGtctcccagcccaggccccccGGAGCCCGCCCGAtcgagaagaggagagagagacggTCACGagcactgcccctcccctgggtCGGGAAGCCAGCGTCCGGCCGAGGCCACAGCTGACCCGAAGGCGGGAGCGGGGGGCGCAGGACGTCGAGGCGCGGCACCACCGCGCACAGCGCCGGCGGCTGGGGTCTCCCTCAAGTCCGCTGCCTGGACGTGGGCCTGGGGCGCGCGTGGGCCCGGCGGAAACCTAAAACCCGCGCGCCTCCGGAGCCTCGGGGGTGGGGGCACGCGAGGCTCTTTACTTCCAACAGCCCTGCGCATTCACGAGGGAGGAAAGGGCACAGAGAACCCACGCGACcctcccaggtcacacagcaggaaggTGGTAGGACCTCAAGGCTGGGAGAGGCGGGGCCGAAGGGGAGTGACAAATAGTTTGTCCACGCTCCgagaggtggagaggagggacCCGGCCGGCCGGAGGGCTTCTCCCCGACCCTGAGGGTCAGAGCGAGGTCGCGCGGgagtgaggtccagagagggtaGATTCCCCACCGCCCCACAGCCTGGCTCGTTCCTGGCCCTGATCTCCCCCGGGGCAATCCGGACCCGACCGGACCCTACCGGCCGGCGGGGATCCTCTCCAGCCCCCTGGCGTGCATAGAGCCCCTCCCTCAGGATCGGCCCCAAGGACACCCCGAGACTCCGCACCGCTGGACTCTAGCAGATTTCCCGCTTCCTCAGCTTCCCGCCCGCCCGCAGGGGCTCTCGAGGTTCCGCCCAAACGCCGCCTCCTCCCGGCAGCCCTCCAGACTCCAACGCCTGTGAGCCTGGTGGGGCCTGCAGCCCGTCCAGGGTGGAGCCCGCGGAGTTCGGAGCTTCCTTGGTCCCTTTAAACTGGTGGTTCTGGCAGTCTGGGGTTCCCATGACAACGACGGCGAATGGGGGACCCGGGCGGTGTCAGGTCGGAGCGCATGCGCAGTGCGGCGCCCGACGCAGCACGTCTTCCCGAGTCGCCGGCGCTGCTGTCGCGGGGGTCCCTGAACCGCGGTGAGGGCGGGGTGGGGCGTTCGCGGGCCTGGGGGGAGGGTTGCAGGTTCGGGGGGCAGGGGTGCGGGGGTCCCTGAACTGGGTGGAGGGCGGAGTAGGGGGTCTGTGAACCCCGGTGAGGGCAGGATGGGAGGGGTCCGCAGGCCCGGGATGGGGCGGGGTAAGGGGGCTGCTGAACCCGGgcgagggaggggtgggggggtccgTGAACCGCGGTGGATGCGGGGTGGGAGGGGTTCGCGGGCTCGGGAGatgagggcggggcggggggtttCGGGGGCCCGGGGTGGGCGGGGTGCGAGGGGTTCGCGGCCCAGGGGTGTGAGGGTGGGGTGCGGGGATCCGTGAACCGCGGTGGatgcgggggtgggaggggttcGCGGGCTCCGGAGatgagggcggggcggggggtttCGGGGGCCCGGGGTGGGCGGGGTGCGAGGGGTTCGCGGGCCCAGGGGTGTGAGGGTGGGGTGCGGGATCCGTGAACCGCGGTGGATGCGGGGTGGGAGGGGTTCGCGGGCTCCGGAGatgagggcggggcggggggtttCGGGGGCCCGGGGTGGGCGGGGTGCGAGGGGTTCGCGGGCCCGGGGGGTGAGGGCGGGCTGGGGGTCCGTGAACCCCGCTGAGGGCGCCGCTGACCCCCGCGGCTCGCTGCAGGGCGGCCCGGCTCCCTGCGCTCGGCCATGGCCCCCCCGCCTCCGTGCAGGCTCCCGAGGTCGCTGCCCGccgtggctgctgctgctgctgagcgTGGCGCTGCTGGGTTTCCAGGCCCGCGCCGAGCCCACCGCCGGGAGCGCCGTCCCCGCGCAGAGTACGTGCGTCGCGGAGGGGTCCCCACGGGGCCCTGACGCCACCAGGGCGTGCGGGAACACCGTGCCGCCTCATTGttcccagcacggagcctgcgcCCCCTCCGCAGTCCGGCTCCCGGTCCGCCCCTTTGGAGGgaggtgctgggggggggctgggcTAGGGTGACGTTCCCTCGGAGCTAATGCGCACCCCCGCAGGCCGTCCGTGCGTGGACTGCCACGCGTTCGAGTTCATGCAGCGCGCCCTGCAGGACCTTCGGAAGACGGCCTACAGCCTGGACTCTCGGGTGAGTGCCTCCAGCCGGCCGGGAGGCggctgcctgggggtggggggcaaggatCCAAGTGGCCGGTGATCGTCCTGCCCTCATCTGGCTCCAGTGTTCTGAGGGGCATTCTGGGCGCAGGTCTCACCCATGAGCGTTTCCAGCCCCAGTGAGGGAGGGTGCCCCCTTCCCCAAGTCCTCCTTGGGCTTTTTTTCCCTGTGAGCCACACCCAGGACCTGAGGAAGAACCTCTAGTCTCAATTCAGCACCACCCCCCCCACATAGGGCAGTGAGGCCCAGCGGGCAGGGGAGAAAGGGCTCACTTTCCCTGGGTCAGAAAGGGGGGGGAGGGTTGGGCAAGAACAGGCAGCTTAGGAGGGTGGTCTGGGGGGCTCCGCAGCCCCCAGCCTCACCTGGGGAGGGATGGGTGTGCGCACAGGGTGCAGGGATCACCCCCCAAGTCTGGGAGGAATACTGAACgctcccaccctctcccacgTCCTCACTGTGCCTTAGCCAAGGGAGTTTTCACTTAGGACAGAGATATGTACTCCTTTCGGGAATGGGGGAGAATCTCCAGAAGTGGAAAGAAAGGGAGACCCCACCCTGGTCCCCTTTTCTGGCCAGCTCCCCAGGGCCCAGATTGAGGCCTAGAGTGCCTCCAGGGTCTGCATCTCATCAAGTCTggggctgggctcctgggaggaGCAGTCCCCGCCTCTCTTGGGTATAGCGTTGGCCATTGGCCGGGGAGGGGGACCCTAAGAGGCAGCATACAGGTTGAAGGAGAACTGCTGAGAAGTAGTCATGGTGTGGGATGAGCGTGTGCAGGATCCTGGACAGGACAACTGTGCCGGCAGAAACCGCAGAGGGTCTAGAGGAAGAGTGTGGGAAGGGGACGAGGCCCACAGGTTAGCAGAGGGTCTGACAGTCTCTGTGTTTGGGGGGCTCTGAGGTCTCAGGAACAGATGGAGAGGGTACTGCCAATGGCCTTGAGGGGGAAGCCCGGAGATGGGTGCCCTCAGGAGCTGGTGGGTGGAGCGGAGGCGCAGCGCCCTGTCCTCATGCCCCCTCTTGCTTTGCAGACGGAGACACTCCTGCTGCAGGCCGAGCGCCGGGCCCTGTGTGCCTGTTGGCCTGCCGGGCGCTGAGGATCTTCAGACAGCGCTGTTCCCTCATCAATAAACACCCGGCCCAGCACATTGTGTCCTGTCTCTCTGTTCTGGCCATCAGAGCCCCCCTGCGTCGCCCCCAGGGGTCCCTGGTATGGGACTTGGTTTCCCCAGCTGTTCGTGTGGGCCACACCAGGGCCAGTGCTAAGCAGATACATGTGTCTGGCCCCACGTGTGGACATGCGCCCATAGGCACTGCATGGCCACTGCAAGTCTGCCTTCAGACTTGCCAGGAGAGTGTAGAAGCTGGCCTCGTCCCCTGGAACAGCTGTCCCAGTGCTGAGCGCCCCCAGGCTCCTCTGCACTGCATTGGGGATGGCTGTAGTGGGAGCTCCCTGCGGGCCCGGCCAGTGGACCCCCCACAGCCAGGGAAGGCTCCTCCAGGAACAGAGGGCTGGCACGGTCCCC encodes:
- the CUNH4orf48 gene encoding LOW QUALITY PROTEIN: neuropeptide-like protein C4orf48 homolog (The sequence of the model RefSeq protein was modified relative to this genomic sequence to represent the inferred CDS: inserted 2 bases in 1 codon) translates to MAPPPPCRLPRSXCPPWLLLLLSVALLGFQARAEPTAGSAVPAQSRPCVDCHAFEFMQRALQDLRKTAYSLDSRTETLLLQAERRALCACWPAGR